A single Lactuca sativa cultivar Salinas chromosome 8, Lsat_Salinas_v11, whole genome shotgun sequence DNA region contains:
- the LOC111903413 gene encoding uncharacterized protein LOC111903413, which translates to MSIKSSSPIALIIITIAIALTASPICVQSKSDFLLLPSDDAGSTSLCPRSVNSESCPVKCFRPAPVCGVNNVTYWCGCSEAICAGVQVAKLGFCDYENEGSGPVSGQALLLVHIVWLILLGFFVLFGLL; encoded by the coding sequence ATGTCGATAAAATCATCATCGCCGATCGccctcatcatcatcaccatcgcaATCGCCTTAACCGCGTCACCTATCTGTGTCCAATCCAAATCGGATTTCCTCCTATTGCCGTCAGATGACGCCGGATCCACCTCTCTCTGCCCTCGTTccgtaaactctgaatcatgtcCTGTCAAGTGCTTTAGACCCGCTCCGGTTTGCGGCGTCAATAACGTTACGTACTGGTGCGGATGTTCCGAGGCAATTTGTGCCGGTGTACAGGTGGCGAAGCTAGGTTTTTGTGACTATGAAAATGAAGGCAGCGGGCCGGTGTCAGGTCAGGCGCTTCTCTTGGTTCATATCGTTTGGCTTATTTTACTCGGATTCTTCGTCTTGTTCGGCCTTCTCTGA